A section of the Agrobacterium tumefaciens genome encodes:
- a CDS encoding GH36-type glycosyl hydrolase domain-containing protein — MSFHITPTAAARDSETKQIDHNDSIRASYMTIEELHDAGAALSRDGADSLPGFMAFDFFERHRENEKEILRVYRTTAVDAENGATITPAAEWLLDNHYVIEEAIQEVRRDFPRKFYRQLPTMTVGGVTIPRVMALGWLYVAHTHSTVSRENMTALVDGYQTSKTLQIGELWALPSIIRFVLIENLRRISIRVERSRRMRQKANEVVDEIIRLNDAEASAALLKQVDSLVDDPTFATQFLYRLRNGSQTSGFAVAWLEERLHAAGTDAENVMMSEHNRLASGNVTMGNIVKSLREIDDTEWSVWFEEVSHIDKVLREETDYEVLDFGSRNTYRNTIELLARRSPKSEVEVARAAVEMARADTPEGADDNHRVNVGSVLVGQRRFELEKALAYRPLVSQHIVRAMRKFNWLAIAAPVLLITALAMLAVGWFLANAGMPWYVVAAFLLMFALPASEGATGLFNTLVTFFVKPFRLVGYEFKSGIPEDARTLVAVPCMLTSRDSVDEMMRNIEVHYLANPHGEIYFSLVSDWRDAQYEQSDDDIEILDYAKRELATLNSRYAFDGKTRFYLLHRRRIYNPAEGCWMGWERKRGKLHELNMLLRGDKDTTFLSGANIVPEGVKYVMTLDADTRLMRDAVTKLVGKMHHPINRPKIDPVSGRVVEGYGLLQPRVTPSLTTGKDASVFQRVFSINRGIDPYVFTVSDVYQDLTSEGTFTGKGLYDVDAFEAALKGRIEENAILSHDLLEGSFARCALVTDVELVEDFPTRYEVEVSRQHRWARGDWQLLPFILDSARGVTAIGRWKMVDNLRRSLTPIAWFFASILGWYFMDPLGALIWQILLIFSLFVAPTLSLLSGLVPRSTDIVPQAHFHTIWSEIRATNAQVALRIVFIADAACMMTDAIARSLYRLLVSHKLMLEWRTAASMQSSAQGSIIDYYRQMWHAPVVAMLGLLFAALPGDNAFLIGIPFTVLWVLSPAVAWYVSQSAETEDRLFVSEHVSFELRKIARRTWRYYETFVTPQENHLPPDNFQETPEPIVASRTSPTNIGVYLLSVISARQFGWISFADTLERIENTIQTVEKMEKYRGHLYNWYHTDTLQTLGPRYVSAVDSGNLAGHLIAVSSACRDWAEAPSAHLQGNLDGIGDVAGILRETLNALPDNRKTLRPLHRRLEERIIGFSNALASVKREHEFASIRVINLAVLARDIQKLATNVDHEVNSTQSAEVTRWAQLLVECCEAHISDSAIDLTNMEPLRQRLASLRDRSRDLAFSMDFTFLYRKDRRLLSIGYRVESKELDEACYDLLASECRLTSLFAIAKGDLPTEHWYRLGRQVVPIGAQGALVSWSGSMFEYLMPPLVMQERQGGILNQTNNLIVKEQMNHGRRLGTPWGISEAAFNARDHNMNYQYTNFGVPTLGLKRGLGQNAVIAPYASILASQYDPDGALENLEKLRKLGALGQYGFHDAVDFTPTRVPDGKVCAVVYNYYAHHHGMSIAAVANVAFDGMLRELFHSDPVIEAAELLLQEKAPREVPVMSAKYEPETPGKEQADLLRAEVRTIADPAVRDREVVFLSNGHYSTMLTATGAGYSKWNGQAISRWKADPTEDRWGTFIFLRDTTNGQWWSATAEPRVAEGEKTKTVFTDDKAEFHKTIGDLQSVVECIVATEHDAEGRRITLLNVGSEDRYIEVTSYMEPVIASEDDDNAHPLFSRMFVQTEIGRRGDVIRAWRNRRSPNEPGTVIAHLAADNAGPSRPTEFETDRAKFIGRGRSLREAAAFDAGATLSSTDGFTLDPILSLRRTVRVPAGKKVSVIFWTIAAPSREEVDKAIDRYRHPDAFAHELVHAWTRTQVQMRHVGVTSQQAAAFQHLGRYLTYPDMHLRADSETLKTGLASQRALWPLAISGDFPIFSLRINDDMDMDIAREALSAHEYLRSRGVIFDLVIVNERAASYAQDMQHALDHISEAQRRINPADGGRPHVFSVRRDLMDEETWNALLAASRVVLHVRNGKIVDQINRAVSLFAAHRGPDGTGDVAQARLPMPAFPVAEPVEDADDLDFWNGFGGFSRDGREYVVRLHGGQSTPHPWINVISNENFGFHISAEGAGFSWSRNSRDYQLTPWSNDPVINRPGEAFYVADVETGKLYTPCAALSRDPEALFETRHGLGYSVLTGTADTLEVELTQTVDREKPVKFSQVIVRNKGSKSRRLKVYAYVEWVLGTNGQKSAPFILSRHDAGSNAIFASNPYSIDYSDRTAFLTLDSEASGFTTSRREFIGRFGSAQAPQGIVSGAALSGSTEVDGDPCAVLMQEIHLKPGEERHMTFILGDADTAGEAEALVKDVRQADFQAVLEENKAFWTGFTGQLHVSTPDAGFNHMVNSWLPYQALACRILARTAFYQSSGAFGFRDQLQDTLAFLLYQPDLARKQILRAAGRQFPEGDVQHWWLPLTGAGVRTTISDDVVWLAYAINQYVSATGDVAILDESIPFLKGPALMPGQHDAFFQPETSAKSATLYEHAALALDLAIHRTGENGLPLILGGDWNDGMNRVGVGGKGTSVWLGWFLAGALRDFIEIAEKRGDSDRVGKWASHREKLRNALETAGWDGSYYRRGYFDDGTPLGSASSEECRIDSLGQSWSVLSGEGEEGRSRQAMDAVMEHLVDEETGIIRLFTPAFSRAPHDPGYIKGYPPGVRENGGQYTHAATWVVLALAKQGRAQEAWNCFKLLNPVNHALDAASSETYRVEPYVVTADVYGEGAYAGRGGWSWYTGSAGWLYRAAVEGILGVTRTDGNLHVTPSLPADWDGFSIKVTLDGKTRNIAVTRKTGSEDITVSVDGKDLAAGDRVIPFD; from the coding sequence ATGTCATTTCATATCACCCCGACCGCCGCCGCCCGTGATTCCGAGACGAAGCAGATCGATCATAACGATTCGATCCGCGCGTCCTACATGACGATCGAGGAACTGCATGATGCCGGTGCCGCGCTGTCGCGCGATGGCGCAGACAGCCTCCCCGGTTTCATGGCGTTCGATTTCTTCGAGCGACATCGTGAAAACGAGAAGGAAATCCTGCGGGTCTATCGGACCACGGCCGTCGACGCGGAGAACGGGGCGACGATTACGCCGGCGGCGGAGTGGCTGCTGGACAACCATTACGTCATCGAAGAAGCGATCCAGGAAGTGCGCCGCGATTTTCCGCGCAAATTCTATCGTCAGCTGCCGACAATGACAGTGGGCGGGGTGACGATTCCGCGGGTCATGGCGCTCGGCTGGCTCTATGTCGCCCATACCCACAGCACGGTGTCGCGCGAAAACATGACGGCTCTGGTTGATGGCTACCAGACATCGAAGACGCTTCAGATCGGCGAGTTGTGGGCGCTGCCCTCCATCATCCGGTTCGTCCTCATCGAAAATCTTCGCCGTATCTCGATCCGCGTCGAACGTTCGCGCCGCATGCGCCAAAAGGCGAATGAGGTGGTGGATGAGATCATCCGGCTGAACGATGCCGAAGCTTCGGCGGCACTTCTGAAACAGGTCGATTCGCTGGTCGATGATCCGACTTTCGCGACGCAGTTCCTCTATCGTCTCCGCAACGGTTCGCAGACCTCTGGCTTCGCTGTCGCGTGGCTCGAAGAGCGTCTGCATGCCGCTGGCACCGATGCTGAAAACGTCATGATGTCGGAACATAACCGTCTGGCATCCGGCAATGTGACGATGGGCAATATCGTCAAGAGCTTGCGCGAAATCGACGATACAGAGTGGTCGGTCTGGTTCGAGGAAGTCAGCCATATCGACAAGGTCCTGCGCGAGGAGACCGACTACGAGGTTCTCGATTTCGGTTCGCGCAACACCTACCGCAACACCATCGAGCTTCTGGCCCGCCGCTCCCCCAAGAGCGAAGTCGAGGTGGCGCGCGCTGCCGTTGAGATGGCGCGGGCGGATACGCCTGAAGGCGCCGACGACAACCATCGCGTCAACGTCGGTTCTGTGCTCGTCGGCCAACGCCGCTTCGAGCTTGAAAAGGCCTTGGCCTATCGGCCGCTGGTGTCGCAGCACATCGTCCGCGCCATGCGCAAGTTCAACTGGCTGGCAATCGCGGCGCCTGTGCTGCTGATTACCGCCCTTGCCATGCTTGCCGTCGGCTGGTTCCTGGCCAATGCCGGAATGCCCTGGTATGTCGTTGCCGCTTTCCTGCTGATGTTTGCCCTACCGGCATCGGAAGGTGCGACCGGCCTTTTCAACACACTCGTCACCTTCTTCGTCAAACCCTTCCGCCTGGTCGGGTACGAGTTCAAGAGCGGCATTCCCGAGGATGCCCGCACGCTCGTCGCCGTGCCGTGCATGCTGACCAGCCGCGACAGCGTCGATGAGATGATGCGCAATATCGAGGTGCATTATCTCGCCAATCCGCATGGGGAGATTTACTTCTCGCTGGTGAGCGACTGGCGCGATGCTCAGTACGAGCAGTCAGACGACGATATCGAGATCCTCGACTATGCCAAGCGCGAGCTTGCGACGCTGAACAGCCGCTACGCCTTTGACGGCAAGACCCGTTTTTACCTGCTGCACCGTCGCCGCATCTACAATCCGGCGGAAGGCTGCTGGATGGGCTGGGAGCGCAAGCGCGGCAAGCTGCACGAGCTGAACATGCTGTTGCGCGGCGACAAGGACACGACGTTCCTCAGCGGCGCGAACATCGTGCCGGAAGGTGTCAAATATGTCATGACGCTGGACGCCGATACGCGCCTGATGCGCGATGCGGTGACGAAGCTTGTGGGCAAGATGCACCACCCGATCAACCGCCCGAAGATCGATCCGGTATCGGGCCGTGTCGTCGAAGGTTACGGCCTGCTGCAGCCTCGCGTCACGCCGTCGCTCACAACAGGCAAGGACGCGTCCGTCTTTCAGCGTGTCTTCTCGATCAACCGTGGTATCGATCCTTACGTCTTCACGGTTTCTGACGTTTACCAGGATCTCACCTCGGAAGGCACCTTCACCGGCAAGGGTCTTTACGATGTGGATGCGTTCGAAGCGGCTCTGAAGGGCCGTATCGAAGAAAACGCGATCCTCAGCCACGACCTGCTCGAAGGCTCCTTTGCACGTTGCGCGCTGGTGACCGATGTGGAGTTGGTCGAGGACTTCCCGACCCGCTACGAAGTCGAAGTGTCGCGCCAGCATCGCTGGGCGCGTGGCGACTGGCAGCTTCTGCCCTTTATTCTGGACAGCGCCCGTGGCGTGACTGCGATCGGTCGGTGGAAGATGGTCGACAATCTGCGTCGCTCTCTCACGCCGATCGCCTGGTTCTTCGCGTCGATCCTCGGCTGGTATTTCATGGACCCGCTGGGTGCGCTGATCTGGCAGATCCTGCTGATCTTCTCGTTGTTCGTAGCACCGACGCTCTCGCTGCTCTCCGGCCTCGTGCCGCGTTCGACCGATATCGTTCCGCAGGCGCATTTCCACACCATCTGGTCGGAAATCAGGGCGACCAATGCACAGGTTGCGCTGCGTATCGTCTTCATTGCCGATGCCGCCTGCATGATGACGGACGCTATTGCCCGTTCGCTTTACCGTCTGCTTGTCAGCCATAAGCTGATGCTGGAGTGGCGCACGGCCGCCAGCATGCAGTCCAGCGCGCAGGGAAGCATCATCGACTACTATCGCCAGATGTGGCATGCCCCTGTGGTCGCGATGCTCGGCCTGCTGTTTGCAGCGCTGCCGGGCGACAATGCCTTCCTGATCGGTATTCCCTTCACAGTCCTGTGGGTCCTGTCACCGGCCGTTGCCTGGTATGTCAGCCAGTCGGCGGAGACCGAGGACCGGCTGTTCGTTTCCGAGCACGTCTCCTTTGAGTTGCGCAAGATTGCCCGCCGCACATGGCGCTATTACGAGACTTTCGTAACGCCGCAGGAAAACCATCTGCCGCCTGACAATTTCCAGGAAACGCCGGAGCCGATCGTCGCTTCGCGCACCTCGCCCACCAATATCGGCGTGTATCTTCTGTCCGTCATTTCGGCGCGCCAGTTCGGCTGGATCAGCTTTGCCGATACGCTGGAGCGGATCGAAAACACGATCCAGACCGTCGAGAAGATGGAAAAATATCGTGGCCATCTCTACAACTGGTATCACACAGACACGTTGCAGACGCTTGGACCGCGCTATGTTTCGGCGGTGGATAGCGGCAACCTTGCCGGCCACCTGATTGCGGTGTCGTCCGCCTGCCGTGACTGGGCGGAAGCGCCTTCCGCGCATCTGCAGGGCAATCTGGATGGCATTGGCGATGTTGCCGGCATCCTGCGCGAAACGCTGAACGCCCTGCCCGACAACCGCAAGACCCTGCGTCCGCTGCACCGGCGTCTCGAAGAACGTATCATCGGCTTTTCCAATGCGCTGGCTTCCGTCAAGCGGGAGCATGAATTCGCCTCGATCCGCGTCATCAATCTCGCCGTGCTGGCGCGCGACATCCAGAAGCTCGCCACCAATGTGGACCACGAGGTAAATTCGACGCAAAGTGCGGAAGTGACGCGCTGGGCGCAATTGCTGGTGGAATGCTGTGAGGCGCATATTTCCGACAGCGCCATCGACCTCACCAACATGGAGCCGCTGCGCCAGCGTCTTGCGTCGCTACGCGACCGCAGCCGCGATCTCGCCTTCTCGATGGATTTCACCTTCCTTTACCGGAAGGATCGCCGACTTCTGTCAATTGGCTACCGCGTCGAGAGCAAGGAGCTGGATGAGGCCTGCTACGATCTTCTGGCGTCGGAATGCCGCCTGACCAGCTTGTTCGCCATTGCCAAGGGCGACCTGCCGACAGAGCACTGGTATCGTCTCGGCCGTCAGGTCGTGCCGATCGGTGCGCAAGGCGCGCTGGTGTCCTGGTCTGGCTCGATGTTCGAATATCTGATGCCGCCGCTCGTCATGCAGGAGCGTCAGGGCGGCATTCTCAACCAGACCAACAATTTGATCGTCAAGGAACAGATGAACCATGGCCGCCGTCTCGGCACGCCATGGGGCATTTCCGAAGCAGCGTTCAACGCCCGCGATCACAACATGAACTACCAGTACACCAACTTCGGTGTGCCGACCCTTGGCCTGAAGCGTGGGCTTGGCCAAAACGCGGTCATCGCCCCCTATGCCTCGATTCTGGCCAGCCAGTACGATCCTGATGGCGCGCTGGAAAACCTCGAAAAGCTGCGCAAACTTGGCGCACTTGGTCAGTACGGTTTCCACGATGCGGTGGATTTCACGCCGACACGCGTTCCGGACGGTAAGGTCTGCGCGGTGGTTTACAATTATTATGCCCACCACCACGGCATGTCGATTGCGGCTGTCGCCAACGTTGCCTTCGATGGAATGCTGCGTGAACTCTTCCACTCCGATCCGGTGATCGAGGCGGCCGAGTTGCTGCTGCAGGAAAAGGCGCCACGCGAAGTGCCCGTTATGAGCGCCAAATACGAGCCGGAAACCCCCGGCAAGGAACAGGCGGATCTGCTGCGCGCCGAAGTACGCACCATTGCCGACCCCGCCGTGCGTGACCGCGAGGTGGTGTTCCTTTCGAACGGCCATTATTCCACCATGCTCACCGCGACAGGTGCAGGTTACTCGAAATGGAACGGACAGGCGATTTCCCGCTGGAAGGCCGATCCGACAGAAGATCGCTGGGGAACGTTTATCTTCCTGCGCGACACAACGAACGGACAATGGTGGAGTGCGACGGCTGAACCACGCGTGGCCGAAGGTGAAAAGACCAAGACCGTCTTCACCGACGACAAGGCCGAGTTTCACAAGACCATCGGCGACCTGCAGAGCGTCGTCGAATGCATCGTCGCAACCGAACACGATGCCGAGGGGCGCCGGATCACCCTTCTGAACGTGGGCTCTGAGGATCGCTACATTGAAGTGACCTCCTACATGGAGCCGGTCATCGCGTCTGAAGACGATGACAATGCCCATCCGCTCTTCTCTCGGATGTTCGTCCAGACGGAAATTGGACGTCGCGGCGATGTCATCCGCGCCTGGCGTAACCGTCGCAGCCCGAACGAACCGGGTACCGTGATCGCGCATCTGGCCGCCGATAATGCCGGCCCGTCGCGGCCGACTGAATTCGAGACCGACCGTGCCAAATTCATTGGCCGCGGACGCTCGTTGCGTGAAGCGGCGGCATTCGATGCCGGCGCGACGCTCTCCAGCACGGACGGGTTCACGCTCGATCCCATTCTCTCGCTCCGCCGCACCGTACGCGTGCCGGCTGGCAAGAAGGTTAGCGTGATCTTCTGGACGATCGCCGCCCCGAGCCGTGAGGAAGTCGATAAGGCGATTGACCGTTACCGTCATCCGGATGCCTTCGCCCATGAACTCGTTCATGCCTGGACGCGCACACAGGTGCAGATGCGCCATGTGGGCGTCACCTCGCAGCAGGCGGCCGCCTTCCAGCATCTCGGCCGTTATCTGACCTATCCCGACATGCACCTGCGGGCGGATTCGGAAACGCTGAAGACGGGCTTGGCCTCGCAGCGCGCGCTGTGGCCGCTTGCCATCTCCGGCGATTTCCCGATCTTCAGCCTGCGCATCAATGACGACATGGATATGGATATTGCCCGTGAGGCGCTGAGTGCTCACGAGTATCTGCGGTCGCGTGGCGTGATCTTCGATCTCGTTATCGTCAATGAGCGGGCTGCATCCTACGCACAGGACATGCAGCACGCTCTGGATCATATTTCCGAGGCGCAGCGCCGCATCAATCCTGCCGATGGCGGTCGCCCGCACGTCTTCTCGGTCCGCCGCGACCTGATGGACGAAGAGACGTGGAACGCGCTTCTTGCCGCGTCCCGCGTCGTGCTGCACGTTCGCAATGGCAAGATCGTTGACCAGATCAACCGTGCCGTGTCGCTGTTTGCGGCGCATCGCGGTCCTGACGGCACCGGCGATGTTGCGCAGGCGCGTCTCCCTATGCCGGCCTTCCCGGTTGCGGAGCCGGTCGAAGATGCTGATGATCTCGATTTCTGGAACGGTTTCGGCGGCTTTTCCAGAGACGGCCGGGAATATGTCGTGCGCCTGCATGGTGGCCAGTCCACGCCACACCCATGGATCAATGTCATCTCGAACGAGAACTTCGGTTTCCATATTTCGGCAGAAGGCGCCGGTTTCAGCTGGAGCCGCAATTCCCGCGATTATCAGCTGACGCCATGGAGCAACGATCCGGTCATCAACCGGCCCGGTGAGGCTTTCTACGTCGCTGACGTGGAGACGGGAAAGCTCTATACGCCCTGCGCCGCGCTCTCGCGCGATCCGGAAGCTCTGTTCGAAACCCGTCATGGCCTCGGCTACTCGGTGTTAACTGGAACGGCCGATACGCTGGAGGTGGAACTGACTCAAACGGTTGACCGGGAGAAGCCGGTCAAGTTCTCGCAGGTCATCGTTCGCAACAAGGGCTCGAAAAGCCGCCGCCTGAAAGTGTATGCTTACGTGGAATGGGTGCTGGGAACCAACGGTCAGAAATCTGCGCCGTTCATCCTCAGCAGGCACGACGCCGGCAGCAATGCGATCTTTGCATCGAACCCCTACAGCATCGATTATAGCGATCGCACGGCGTTCCTCACGCTGGACAGCGAGGCGAGCGGTTTCACGACCAGCCGCCGGGAATTCATCGGCCGCTTCGGCTCCGCACAGGCTCCGCAGGGTATCGTGTCGGGAGCGGCGCTGAGCGGTAGCACCGAAGTCGACGGTGACCCCTGTGCAGTGTTGATGCAGGAGATCCACCTGAAGCCCGGCGAAGAACGGCATATGACCTTCATTCTCGGCGATGCCGATACTGCAGGGGAAGCCGAAGCGCTGGTGAAGGACGTTCGCCAGGCGGACTTCCAGGCGGTGCTCGAAGAGAACAAGGCGTTCTGGACGGGCTTTACCGGGCAGTTGCACGTGTCCACACCGGACGCAGGCTTCAACCACATGGTCAATAGCTGGCTGCCATATCAGGCGCTCGCCTGCCGTATCCTGGCCCGCACGGCCTTCTATCAGTCGAGCGGTGCCTTTGGCTTCCGCGACCAGTTGCAGGACACGCTGGCGTTCCTGCTGTACCAGCCGGATCTCGCCCGCAAGCAGATCCTGCGTGCGGCTGGCCGGCAGTTCCCGGAGGGTGACGTCCAGCATTGGTGGCTGCCGCTGACGGGCGCGGGCGTTCGTACGACGATTTCGGACGACGTTGTCTGGCTCGCCTATGCGATCAACCAGTATGTTTCCGCGACCGGCGATGTTGCCATCCTCGATGAAAGCATTCCCTTCCTGAAAGGGCCTGCGCTGATGCCTGGCCAGCACGATGCCTTCTTCCAGCCGGAAACCAGCGCCAAATCCGCGACGCTGTACGAACATGCTGCGCTTGCGCTTGATCTCGCCATTCACCGGACGGGGGAAAACGGTCTGCCGCTGATCCTTGGCGGTGACTGGAACGACGGGATGAACCGGGTGGGCGTCGGTGGCAAGGGCACCAGTGTCTGGCTTGGCTGGTTCCTGGCCGGGGCATTGCGCGATTTCATCGAGATTGCGGAAAAGCGCGGGGATAGCGACCGTGTCGGCAAGTGGGCATCGCATCGGGAAAAGCTGCGCAATGCGCTGGAAACAGCGGGTTGGGATGGCAGCTATTATCGCCGCGGCTATTTTGATGACGGCACGCCGCTTGGCTCAGCCAGTAGCGAAGAATGCCGGATCGATTCCCTCGGCCAGAGTTGGAGCGTTTTGTCCGGCGAAGGCGAAGAGGGGCGATCCCGCCAGGCGATGGACGCCGTCATGGAGCATCTTGTCGATGAAGAGACCGGCATTATCCGCCTCTTCACGCCAGCCTTCTCACGTGCACCGCATGATCCCGGTTATATCAAGGGATATCCGCCGGGCGTGCGCGAAAACGGCGGGCAATATACCCATGCAGCCACCTGGGTGGTGCTTGCGCTCGCCAAACAGGGCAGGGCGCAGGAGGCCTGGAACTGCTTCAAGCTTCTGAACCCGGTCAATCACGCGCTCGATGCGGCCTCATCGGAAACCTATCGGGTCGAGCCCTATGTGGTGACCGCAGATGTTTATGGCGAGGGCGCTTATGCGGGCCGTGGCGGTTGGAGTTGGTATACGGGTTCGGCCGGTTGGCTCTATCGCGCAGCGGTCGAGGGTATTCTCGGCGTTACCCGCACCGACGGCAACCTGCATGTCACGCCGTCTCTGCCAGCCGACTGGGATGGTTTCTCGATAAAGGTCACGCTTGACGGTAAGACAAGAAATATTGCCGTTACACGCAAGACTGGCTCGGAGGACATTACCGTGTCCGTCGATGGAAAAGATTTGGCGGCCGGTGACAGGGTGATCCCGTTCGACTGA
- a CDS encoding glucan ABC transporter ATP-binding protein/ permease, whose protein sequence is MTLFQVYTRALRYLTVHKWRVAVVVIANVILAAITIAEPVLFGRIIDAISSGSNVTSILILWAGFGVFNTVAYVAVAREADRLAHGRRASLLTEAFGRIISMPLSWHHQRGTSNALHTLLRASETLFGLWLEFMRTHLATFVALVLLVPTAMSMDLRLSFVLIGLGIVYWFIGKWVMSRTKDGQASVEEHYHSVFAHVSDSISNVSVLHSYNRIEAETKALKSFTEKLLSAQYPVLDWWAFASALNRTASTVSMMIILVIGTVLVKNGEIRVGDVIAFIGFANLLIGRLDQMRQFVTQIFEARAKLEDFFVLEDSVKEREEPGDARELSNVSGTVEFRNVNFGFANTKQGVHDVSFTAKAGETIAIVGPTGAGKTTLINLLQRVYDPDSGQILIDGTDISTVTKNSLRNSIATVFQDAGLLNRSIRENIRLGRETATDAEVVEAAAAAAATDFIDSRINGYLTQVGERGNRLSGGERQRIAIARAILKNAPILVLDEATSALDVETEARVKAAVDALRKNRTTFIIAHRLSTVRDADLVLFLDQGRVIEKGTFDELSQRGGRFTSLLRTSGLLTEDEAQQNRPKAIAS, encoded by the coding sequence TTGACCCTGTTTCAGGTTTACACGCGCGCCCTGCGCTATCTGACCGTTCATAAATGGCGTGTGGCTGTTGTCGTCATCGCCAACGTCATTCTTGCAGCGATCACCATCGCCGAACCCGTTCTGTTCGGCCGTATCATCGACGCCATCTCTTCCGGCTCCAACGTCACGTCCATCCTTATCCTCTGGGCGGGTTTTGGCGTCTTCAACACCGTGGCCTATGTCGCGGTTGCCCGCGAGGCGGACAGGCTTGCCCATGGCAGGCGGGCGTCGCTCCTGACGGAAGCCTTCGGCCGCATTATTTCGATGCCGCTTTCCTGGCATCATCAGCGTGGCACGTCCAATGCGCTGCATACCCTGCTGCGCGCAAGCGAAACGCTCTTCGGCCTCTGGCTCGAATTCATGCGCACGCACCTTGCGACCTTCGTTGCGCTGGTTCTACTCGTGCCGACCGCCATGTCCATGGACCTGCGCCTCAGCTTCGTGCTGATCGGCCTCGGCATCGTCTACTGGTTCATCGGCAAGTGGGTGATGAGCCGCACCAAGGACGGCCAGGCCTCCGTGGAAGAACACTATCACAGCGTTTTTGCCCATGTCAGCGATTCCATCAGCAACGTTTCGGTCCTGCACAGCTACAACCGTATCGAGGCGGAAACGAAGGCTCTGAAATCCTTCACGGAAAAGCTGCTGAGCGCTCAATATCCGGTACTCGACTGGTGGGCATTCGCCAGTGCGCTGAACCGCACGGCCTCCACTGTTTCGATGATGATCATCCTCGTCATCGGCACGGTGCTGGTAAAGAATGGCGAAATCCGCGTCGGTGACGTGATCGCCTTCATCGGTTTCGCCAATCTGCTGATCGGCCGTCTCGACCAGATGCGCCAGTTCGTGACGCAGATCTTCGAGGCACGTGCCAAGCTTGAGGACTTCTTCGTTCTGGAAGATTCCGTGAAAGAACGCGAAGAACCCGGCGATGCCCGCGAATTGTCGAATGTCTCCGGTACGGTCGAGTTCCGCAACGTCAATTTCGGTTTCGCCAATACCAAACAGGGCGTTCACGACGTGTCGTTTACGGCGAAGGCCGGCGAAACGATTGCGATCGTTGGGCCGACCGGTGCGGGTAAGACCACGCTCATCAACCTGTTGCAGCGCGTTTATGATCCGGATTCCGGCCAGATCCTGATCGACGGTACCGATATTTCAACGGTGACGAAAAACTCACTGCGCAATTCCATCGCGACCGTCTTCCAGGATGCCGGCCTGCTGAACCGCTCGATCCGTGAAAACATTCGCCTCGGCCGGGAGACCGCCACCGATGCGGAAGTGGTGGAGGCGGCAGCAGCGGCAGCAGCGACGGACTTCATCGACAGCCGCATCAACGGCTACCTGACGCAGGTCGGCGAGCGCGGCAACCGTCTGTCAGGCGGCGAGCGCCAGCGTATCGCCATCGCCCGCGCCATCCTCAAGAACGCGCCTATCCTTGTTCTGGACGAAGCAACCAGTGCGCTGGACGTTGAAACCGAAGCCCGCGTGAAAGCCGCTGTCGACGCGCTGAGAAAGAACCGCACGACATTCATCATCGCTCACCGGCTTTCCACGGTGCGTGATGCCGACCTCGTGCTGTTCCTCGATCAGGGCCGGGTCATCGAAAAGGGTACCTTCGATGAACTCAGCCAGCGCGGTGGACGTTTCACATCGCTGCTGCGCACCAGCGGCCTGCTGACGGAAGACGAAGCCCAGCAAAACCGACCGAAGGCGATAGCCTCCTGA
- a CDS encoding helix-turn-helix transcriptional regulator: MQDILHFISACYQAGSADRVRSEFSSLIRDYGFDYFLVSKRMTGELASTGQVLAQHLPEGWLEVYRAKKYNLVDPVRKVIGMVHKPFQWKDALDGLPRAMHRKRASVFLHDASRYGLQGGYAFPVHGRAGFIGAVFIGGEDRQLSSLQVELLDSATRAVFWRLLDLSGQGEGFSNAPEVSALELTRREMEVLALMADGMTSTEIGRQLSISNHTVDWYINGIQRRFCAKNRQHTVALAFRHGLLS, from the coding sequence ATGCAAGATATTCTTCACTTCATCTCTGCGTGTTACCAGGCAGGAAGCGCCGACCGCGTCCGCTCCGAATTTTCGTCGCTCATTCGAGACTATGGCTTCGACTATTTTCTGGTCAGCAAACGGATGACGGGCGAGCTCGCCTCGACCGGTCAGGTTCTTGCGCAGCATTTGCCGGAGGGCTGGCTGGAGGTTTACAGGGCCAAGAAGTACAATCTCGTCGATCCCGTCCGCAAGGTAATCGGCATGGTCCACAAGCCGTTCCAGTGGAAGGACGCGCTGGATGGGCTGCCGCGGGCAATGCATCGCAAAAGGGCAAGCGTTTTCCTGCACGATGCCAGCCGTTACGGCCTGCAGGGAGGTTATGCTTTCCCGGTGCATGGGCGTGCGGGATTCATCGGTGCGGTGTTCATTGGCGGAGAAGATCGGCAATTGTCTTCCCTGCAGGTGGAGCTACTCGATTCCGCCACGCGTGCCGTCTTCTGGCGGCTGCTCGATCTTTCCGGGCAAGGCGAGGGTTTCAGCAACGCACCGGAGGTTTCGGCGCTGGAACTGACGCGACGCGAAATGGAAGTGCTGGCACTGATGGCTGATGGCATGACCTCGACGGAGATCGGCCGTCAGTTGTCGATCTCCAATCATACGGTCGACTGGTATATAAACGGAATCCAGCGACGCTTCTGCGCCAAGAACAGGCAGCACACGGTGGCACTTGCTTTTCGCCATGGTCTGCTGAGTTAA